The Bradyrhizobium sp. CCBAU 051011 DNA segment TGGGCCGAACAGATGCGCGTGCCGACGGAAAACGCGGTTCCGATCGGCGACATCGATGAAAAGGATGCGGCGCGCTGGTGCGCGCTCGGCACCCTGCTCGTGCCCTACGGCGGTTTCCTCGCTGCGCAATTCCAGGCCGGAGAGATCGCGTTGGTCAACGGCGCGACCGGCAGCTTCGGCAGCGCAGCCGTCGCCGTGGCGTTGGGGATGGGCGCAAGCTGCGTGGTGGCGACCGGTCGCAACGAGCAGGCGCTGGCCGATCTGACGCGACGGTTCGGCAGCCGAGTCCGGACCGTGCCTATGCGCGGCCACGAAGCCGACGATCGCGCGCGCATCCTGCAGGCGGCGCCCGGTCCGATCGACTGCGTGCTCGACATCCTCCCGCCCGCGGCCAATGCCGTGCAAGTACGGACCGCGGTCATGGCGGTGCGGCCTTATGGGCGTGTGGTATTGATGGGCGGCGTCGGCATGCTCGCCGGCGGCGGCCTCGACCTGCCGTACCCCTGCGAAACTGCATCACCCTGCGGGGGCAATGGATGTACCCGCCGCATGCGGCGATCCTGATAGCCGGCCTGATCCGCTCAGGCCTCGTCAGCCTCGATCATTTCGAGGTCACCGCGTTCGGCCTCGACCGCGCCAACGAGGCGGTCGCGCATGCCGCCGCCCACAGCGGCCAGTTCAGGATGACGGTCATCCAGCTGCGATAGGCCAAGCCGGCCCCGATGGCGGTCAGGCGCTCAGGATGTCGCCAATGATGTCGTGGACTTCGAGCGGCTTGTCGACCTGGGTGAACCATTCAGCGCGGTTGGCCGCTCGGCGGCGGCCTCGCTCGTCGAGCGGCAGCTTGAGCTGGCGCAACAGGCTGGTCACCTCCTCGCGCGCCGTGACATGGCCCATGCTGGGTCGAGTTCCGAGCGTGGCCTCGTCGATGTCGTCGAGGGCCGTCAGTCCGCGCGGAAAGAATTCGCGGTAGACCACCCGTTCGGCAAACCCGTCGATCGAACGGAAACCGAGCCGCAGCGAGAGGTCCTTCAGGCTGTCGGCGACGAGCTGCTTGTTGCGGGAGCCGATCATCGACAGGCGATTTCGCACCACGATCCAGTCGGTGCTGGCGCCGTCGAGTTGCCGGCGCTTGCGCCTGGTGTCGCGGACCATTTCCGCATAGTGGCTCTCGCCGGTCACCGAATAGGTGGCGGGATCGACGGTGCCGAGCACGTCGAAATCGAGGAAGCTGTCGTTGATCGGGGTAACCAGCGTGTCGGCCATCGAATGCGCCAACCGCATCAGATAGGAGTCCGAACCCGGCGTATCGATGACGATGAAATCGAAGGCCCGCTCGACCGTGCCGACCGCCTCGGCGAACTGCTGGAACTCGGAGTTTTCATTGTCGGCGATCTGCATCGTCTCGCCGAGCTTGATGCAGTAATGCACCGGGATTTCGAGATCGAGACCGGTGCGGCGCGCCCACGCGCTCCGGTTGGCGATGTAGCGGGTGAAACTCTTCTGGCGGCAGTCGAGGTCGATGGTGGCGACGCGCTGCCCGGCCTTCATCAGGGCAACGGCAATGTGCAGGGCGGTGGTGGATTTTCCGGAACCGCCCTTCTCGTTGCCGAGCACGACGACATGCGCCGACCCGAACTGACCTTGGCTCGCCTGAAGCAACATGACTCAACCCCCGCACGATATCTTCAAATCACGCGCGACTGCCCGTCAAGTGAAATGCGCGACGTCGCATTCAAATCACTCGCGGTGTGTCTTAATCATGAATCCCGATGGTGCGGATTTCGTTCCGGTGCCGCGATCAGTCCAGAGACTTTTCAACCGGCGGGCGCGTGCGTCCGACTTTGGCGTTGAGCTGCCGTAGCCTTGCCATTCCCGAGTAACCTTGGCGGCAAAGCTCTGGCCTTATAAGGTCGGCGCGCCCGCCAAA contains these protein-coding regions:
- a CDS encoding division plane positioning ATPase MipZ; the encoded protein is MLLQASQGQFGSAHVVVLGNEKGGSGKSTTALHIAVALMKAGQRVATIDLDCRQKSFTRYIANRSAWARRTGLDLEIPVHYCIKLGETMQIADNENSEFQQFAEAVGTVERAFDFIVIDTPGSDSYLMRLAHSMADTLVTPINDSFLDFDVLGTVDPATYSVTGESHYAEMVRDTRRKRRQLDGASTDWIVVRNRLSMIGSRNKQLVADSLKDLSLRLGFRSIDGFAERVVYREFFPRGLTALDDIDEATLGTRPSMGHVTAREEVTSLLRQLKLPLDERGRRRAANRAEWFTQVDKPLEVHDIIGDILSA